From the Amycolatopsis thermoflava N1165 genome, one window contains:
- a CDS encoding RNA polymerase sigma factor produces MQLTGLGAPVEPGDADLWARAARGDREAFTALFERHAQAVWNHAYRLTGSWASAEDLTSGTFLAAWRRRGDVTLVRDSALPWLFTVAGNLARDEHRGRARRLRLLRRMPAPAAVSDHADGVADRIDAEVRLQRIVDAVRALPAAQRQVVELCLLGELPIADAAALLEVAEVTVRAHLSRARARLRALLEEK; encoded by the coding sequence ATGCAACTGACCGGACTGGGGGCACCGGTGGAGCCGGGCGACGCCGATCTGTGGGCGCGGGCCGCGCGGGGTGACCGCGAGGCCTTCACGGCGCTCTTCGAACGCCACGCGCAGGCGGTGTGGAACCACGCCTACCGGCTGACCGGCTCCTGGGCCAGCGCCGAGGACCTCACCTCCGGGACTTTCCTGGCCGCGTGGCGCAGACGCGGCGACGTCACATTGGTGCGCGACAGCGCGCTGCCCTGGCTGTTCACCGTCGCGGGCAACCTCGCGCGCGACGAGCACCGGGGCCGGGCGCGGCGGCTGCGGCTGCTGCGCCGGATGCCCGCTCCCGCTGCGGTGTCCGACCACGCCGACGGCGTCGCCGACCGCATCGACGCCGAGGTGCGTCTGCAGCGGATCGTCGACGCCGTCCGCGCCCTGCCCGCGGCGCAACGGCAGGTCGTCGAGCTGTGCCTGCTCGGCGAGTTGCCGATCGCCGACGCCGCCGCCCTGCTCGAGGTCGCCGAGGTGACCGTGCGCGCACACCTGTCGCGCGCCCGCGCCCGGCTCCGTGCCCTGCTGGAGGAGAAATGA
- a CDS encoding TetR/AcrR family transcriptional regulator — translation MTDVDVAGTGFRDRLLQGMAAALRERDYHDVTIADVVNHARTSKRTFYEQFASKQECFVELLRQTNARMIRDIAAAVERDAPWQAQARQAVEALIASMESDPALCLSWMRAAPSLGEAGRALSRETMDSFVTLMRTLADTPELRAAGVVPPSRELAITLFGGLRELIAITLEEGGNLAGTVDVATEVVMLLMGPRAR, via the coding sequence GTGACGGACGTCGACGTGGCGGGCACCGGGTTCCGCGACCGGCTGCTGCAGGGCATGGCCGCCGCCCTGCGTGAACGGGACTACCACGACGTCACGATCGCCGACGTGGTCAACCACGCCCGCACGTCGAAGCGCACCTTCTACGAGCAGTTCGCGAGCAAGCAGGAGTGCTTCGTCGAGCTGCTGCGGCAGACCAACGCGCGGATGATCCGGGACATCGCGGCCGCGGTCGAGCGGGACGCGCCTTGGCAGGCGCAGGCGCGCCAGGCGGTGGAGGCGCTGATCGCGTCGATGGAGAGCGATCCCGCGCTGTGCCTGAGCTGGATGCGGGCGGCGCCCTCGCTGGGCGAGGCCGGCCGCGCGCTGTCCCGCGAGACGATGGACTCGTTCGTGACGTTGATGCGCACGCTGGCGGACACGCCGGAACTGCGGGCGGCCGGTGTGGTGCCGCCGTCGCGGGAGCTGGCGATCACCCTGTTCGGCGGGCTGCGCGAGCTGATCGCGATCACCCTGGAAGAGGGCGGGAACCTGGCGGGCACGGTGGACGTGGCGACCGAGGTCGTCATGCTGCTCATGGGACCCCGGGCACGCTGA
- a CDS encoding SLC13 family permease — translation MSTSEERTRERTESVTSALLTGGTYRGLAEQKLSPAEERFERARRTVGFVLAPLVTIVFLFVPTALDSSQQTLAAVLLGVVVLWVCEPVPIPIGGLIGVAAIVVLGVLPADDVLEPFGSSTVLVFIGAFILAQAMLRHGLARRFAFFILSVPGVGRSTWRVIAALGFVTCVISAFISNTATVAMLLPTAVGLLTVIAELIRGRMPEGERFDPLRLRVGIALMLVLAYGASVGGLLTPIGSPPNLIGRGLIEEATGERISFLQWTTMALPACVAMFVVLIVLLILLNRPEIKKLTGVEEYVAGERAKLGRFSVAERNTLIAFSITVVLWVTPGIVALVAGNDSRAYELVSDRLDEGIVAVLGAALLFVLPTNWRERRFTLTWSEAARIDWGTILLFGSGIIFGSLLADTGLAERVGTGLAGALGIGSGIALTVFAVLLAILVSETTSNTASAAVVVPIVIPIAIAAGVDPFTPALAATFAASFGFMLPVSTPQNAIVYGSGAVPITKMIRSGAAFDVVGAILIMLLIPVMVAAVGFA, via the coding sequence ATGTCCACAAGTGAGGAACGCACCAGGGAACGTACGGAGAGCGTGACCTCGGCCCTGCTGACCGGCGGCACCTACCGCGGCCTCGCCGAGCAGAAGCTGTCCCCGGCGGAGGAGCGGTTCGAGCGGGCCCGGCGGACCGTCGGCTTCGTGCTCGCCCCGCTCGTGACCATCGTCTTCCTGTTCGTGCCCACCGCGCTGGACTCCAGCCAGCAGACCCTGGCGGCGGTCCTGCTCGGCGTGGTGGTGCTGTGGGTGTGCGAACCGGTGCCGATCCCGATCGGCGGCCTGATCGGGGTCGCCGCCATCGTGGTGCTCGGCGTGCTGCCCGCCGACGACGTGCTGGAGCCGTTCGGCTCGTCCACGGTGCTCGTCTTCATCGGGGCGTTCATCCTGGCGCAGGCGATGCTGCGGCACGGTCTGGCCCGCCGGTTCGCCTTCTTCATCCTCTCCGTCCCCGGCGTCGGCCGCAGCACCTGGCGCGTCATCGCCGCGCTCGGGTTCGTCACCTGCGTGATCTCGGCGTTCATCTCCAACACCGCGACCGTCGCGATGCTGCTGCCCACGGCGGTCGGCCTGCTGACCGTCATCGCCGAGCTGATCCGCGGCCGCATGCCGGAGGGGGAGCGGTTCGACCCGCTGCGGCTGCGGGTGGGCATCGCGCTGATGCTCGTCCTCGCCTACGGCGCCAGCGTCGGCGGTCTGCTCACGCCGATCGGCTCGCCGCCCAACCTGATCGGGCGCGGCCTGATCGAGGAGGCCACCGGCGAGCGGATCTCGTTCCTGCAGTGGACCACGATGGCCCTGCCCGCCTGCGTGGCGATGTTCGTCGTCCTGATCGTGCTGCTGATCCTGCTCAACCGCCCGGAGATCAAGAAGCTCACCGGCGTCGAGGAGTACGTCGCCGGTGAGCGGGCGAAGCTGGGCCGGTTCTCGGTCGCCGAGCGCAACACCCTGATCGCCTTCAGCATCACCGTGGTGCTGTGGGTGACGCCGGGCATCGTGGCACTGGTGGCGGGCAACGACTCCCGCGCCTACGAACTGGTCAGCGACCGGCTCGACGAGGGCATCGTCGCCGTCCTCGGCGCGGCGCTGCTGTTCGTGCTGCCGACGAACTGGCGGGAGCGCCGGTTCACCCTCACCTGGTCCGAGGCCGCCCGCATCGACTGGGGCACCATCCTGCTGTTCGGCAGCGGCATCATCTTCGGCTCGCTGCTGGCGGACACCGGGCTCGCGGAGCGCGTGGGCACCGGGCTGGCCGGGGCGCTCGGCATCGGCAGCGGGATCGCGCTGACGGTCTTCGCGGTGCTGCTGGCGATCCTGGTGTCCGAGACGACCTCCAACACCGCGTCGGCGGCGGTGGTGGTGCCGATCGTCATCCCGATCGCGATCGCCGCCGGGGTCGACCCGTTCACGCCGGCGCTCGCCGCGACCTTCGCCGCGTCGTTCGGGTTCATGCTGCCGGTGTCCACGCCGCAGAACGCGATCGTCTACGGCTCCGGCGCGGTGCCGATCACCAAGATGATCCGATCCGGCGCGGCCTTCGACGTCGTCGGCGCGATCCTGATCATGCTGCTGATCCCGGTGATGGTCGCCGCGGTCGGCTTCGCGTGA
- a CDS encoding alcohol dehydrogenase catalytic domain-containing protein: MKAAVVSETGAKLEIRDRPVPEPGPGQVLVRMLASALCHTDVHLLQGDWPLRPSPSSIPGHEGVGVVEALGPVASLHRPGERVAISWLGSACGHCERPG, from the coding sequence ATGAAAGCGGCTGTCGTGTCCGAGACCGGCGCGAAGCTGGAGATCCGGGACCGCCCGGTGCCGGAGCCCGGACCGGGCCAGGTGCTGGTCCGGATGCTCGCCAGCGCCTTGTGCCACACCGACGTCCACCTCCTCCAGGGCGACTGGCCGCTGCGGCCGAGCCCGTCGTCGATACCCGGGCACGAGGGCGTCGGGGTGGTGGAGGCGCTGGGGCCCGTCGCCTCGCTGCACCGGCCTGGGGAGCGCGTGGCGATCAGCTGGCTCGGCTCGGCGTGCGGGCACTGCGAGCGTCCCGGATGA
- a CDS encoding class I SAM-dependent methyltransferase, with amino-acid sequence MGIYQQQVLPRLINVLCGMEVAGPYRARACAGLHGRVLEIGFGSGHNVPFYPAAVTAVHAIEPSDVAWKLAAERVAASSVPVERSGLDGQSVPLPDNTCDTALSTYTLCTIPDVVAALKEVRRVLKPGGTLHFLDHGLAEDGKVQRWQHRLDPLQGRVFGGCRLTRRIADVVTEAGFVIRELDRFYEKGAPKSLGADYLGVAVSP; translated from the coding sequence GTGGGCATCTACCAGCAGCAGGTGCTGCCGCGGCTGATCAACGTGCTGTGCGGCATGGAAGTGGCAGGCCCCTACCGGGCGCGCGCGTGCGCCGGCCTGCACGGGCGGGTCCTGGAAATCGGCTTCGGCTCCGGCCACAACGTCCCGTTCTACCCGGCCGCGGTCACCGCCGTGCACGCGATCGAGCCCTCCGACGTGGCCTGGAAGCTGGCCGCCGAGCGCGTCGCCGCCTCGTCCGTCCCGGTCGAGCGGTCCGGCCTGGACGGGCAGTCCGTACCGCTGCCGGACAACACCTGCGACACCGCCCTGTCGACCTACACGCTGTGCACGATCCCGGACGTGGTGGCGGCGCTCAAGGAGGTCCGGCGGGTGCTGAAACCCGGTGGCACGTTGCACTTCCTCGACCACGGTCTGGCCGAGGACGGCAAGGTTCAGCGCTGGCAGCACCGCCTGGACCCCCTGCAGGGGCGCGTGTTCGGCGGCTGCCGCCTGACACGCCGGATCGCCGACGTGGTCACCGAGGCCGGGTTCGTCATCCGCGAGCTCGACCGGTTCTACGAGAAGGGCGCGCCGAAGTCCCTCGGCGCGGATTACCTCGGCGTGGCGGTGTCCCCGTGA
- a CDS encoding DUF1876 domain-containing protein produces the protein MRDKNWRVDIVIDEHETRTRATARLRTGERTNLVGIGTARLNPADTNVPEIGDELATARALSDLAHRLLDAAAGDIEEVTHQPAHLRY, from the coding sequence ATGCGGGACAAGAACTGGCGCGTCGACATCGTGATCGACGAGCACGAGACGCGCACCCGCGCCACGGCGCGGCTGCGCACCGGCGAGCGGACCAACCTGGTCGGGATCGGGACAGCCCGCCTCAACCCGGCCGACACCAACGTGCCCGAGATCGGCGACGAGCTGGCCACCGCGCGGGCGCTCAGCGATCTGGCGCACCGGCTGCTCGACGCGGCCGCGGGCGACATCGAGGAAGTGACCCACCAGCCCGCGCACCTGCGGTACTGA
- a CDS encoding peptidase E, whose amino-acid sequence MAADEPTILATSGGVRASARLDWEVGPLTRYAVELAGVTGRAPRVCFLGTACGDDRRLTATFYENAWREGWAGSHVALLPMPNIADLAGHLLSQDVIWVWGGSVAGLLALWRLHGLDAVMRDAWQAGVVLTGVSAGSICWHTGGTTDSFGPELRPVTNGLGLLPWSNGVHHDSEPARRPLFQSLVADGTLPPGYATDDGAGLLYRGGELAEALAERDRAGAYRVERGPDGDAVETPLDVRRIR is encoded by the coding sequence ATGGCAGCCGACGAACCGACGATCCTGGCCACCTCCGGCGGCGTCCGGGCCTCGGCGCGACTGGACTGGGAGGTCGGCCCCCTGACGCGCTACGCGGTCGAGCTCGCCGGCGTCACCGGCCGCGCGCCTCGGGTGTGCTTCCTGGGCACCGCCTGCGGCGACGACCGCCGCCTGACCGCCACTTTCTACGAGAACGCGTGGCGCGAGGGGTGGGCGGGCAGTCACGTGGCGCTGCTGCCGATGCCGAACATCGCCGACCTCGCCGGGCACCTGCTGTCCCAGGACGTGATCTGGGTGTGGGGCGGCAGCGTCGCCGGGCTGCTGGCGCTGTGGCGGTTGCACGGCCTGGACGCGGTGATGCGCGACGCCTGGCAGGCCGGGGTCGTTCTCACCGGCGTGTCGGCGGGCTCCATCTGCTGGCACACCGGGGGCACGACCGACTCGTTCGGCCCCGAGCTGCGGCCGGTGACCAACGGGCTCGGCCTGCTCCCGTGGTCCAACGGCGTCCACCACGACAGCGAACCCGCCCGGCGGCCGCTGTTCCAGTCGCTGGTCGCGGACGGCACGCTGCCGCCCGGCTACGCGACCGACGACGGGGCCGGACTGCTCTACCGCGGCGGCGAACTGGCCGAGGCGCTCGCCGAGCGGGACCGCGCCGGGGCGTACCGGGTGGAACGCGGCCCGGACGGCGACGCGGTGGAGACACCCCTGGACGTGCGCCGGATCCGCTGA
- a CDS encoding cytochrome P450 translates to MTRLQDGVKPVVRWGIGHALPRTVLRAAARRGDLQARLVAEAAVSPTAALSGLFDEIRGHGPLYKGSFAYVTTSHATVREVLTSNDFRAGVGAGSDGVLARLSEWSASDRLHPIAPPSLLATEPPDHTRYRKLVTRVFTVRAVEKLRSRTEEIARELLDALDPDRPVDLVEAYCALLPVTVIAEILGVPPEQRQRVLELGTAAAPSLDLGLPWREFRAVESALADFDAWLGDHLERLRADPGDDLLSQLVAAREDGVGLTDLELRATAGLVLAAGFETTVNLLGNGITLLHDHPDQLAAVRAEPSLWPNAVDEILRVDPPVLLTGRTCLRDTEVGGVRVRGGSVVTTILAGANRDPEVFEDPARFDVRRENAREHISFSAGRHYCLGAALARMEGEVGLRTLFDRFPELRLTPGATRRSTRILRGFEHLPARLR, encoded by the coding sequence ATGACCCGGCTGCAGGACGGCGTGAAACCGGTGGTGCGCTGGGGCATCGGCCACGCACTGCCCCGCACGGTCCTGCGTGCCGCGGCCCGGCGCGGCGACCTGCAGGCGCGGCTCGTGGCCGAGGCCGCGGTCTCCCCCACCGCCGCGTTGTCCGGCCTGTTCGACGAGATCCGCGGCCACGGCCCGCTCTACAAAGGCTCGTTCGCGTACGTCACGACCAGCCACGCGACGGTGCGGGAAGTGCTGACCAGCAACGACTTCCGCGCCGGCGTGGGCGCCGGGTCGGACGGGGTGCTGGCGCGGCTGAGCGAGTGGTCGGCGTCGGACAGGCTGCACCCGATCGCGCCGCCGTCGCTGCTGGCGACCGAGCCGCCGGACCACACCCGCTACCGCAAGCTCGTGACCCGCGTGTTCACCGTCCGCGCCGTGGAGAAGCTGCGCTCCCGCACCGAAGAGATCGCCCGCGAGCTGCTGGACGCGCTCGACCCGGACCGGCCCGTCGACCTCGTCGAGGCCTACTGCGCGCTGCTGCCGGTGACCGTGATCGCCGAGATCCTCGGGGTGCCGCCGGAGCAGCGGCAGCGGGTGCTGGAGCTGGGCACCGCCGCGGCGCCGAGCCTGGACCTCGGGCTGCCGTGGCGGGAGTTCCGCGCGGTCGAGTCGGCGCTGGCCGACTTCGACGCCTGGCTCGGCGACCACCTGGAGCGCCTGCGTGCCGACCCCGGCGACGACCTGCTCAGCCAGCTGGTCGCGGCGCGCGAGGACGGGGTCGGGCTGACCGATCTGGAGCTGCGGGCGACCGCCGGGCTGGTGCTCGCCGCGGGCTTCGAGACGACGGTGAACCTGCTCGGCAACGGGATCACCCTGCTGCACGACCACCCCGACCAGCTCGCCGCGGTGCGTGCGGAGCCGTCGCTGTGGCCGAACGCGGTCGACGAGATCCTGCGCGTCGACCCGCCGGTGCTGCTCACCGGGCGCACCTGCCTGCGCGACACCGAGGTCGGCGGCGTGCGGGTGCGCGGGGGTTCGGTGGTGACGACGATCCTGGCCGGCGCCAACCGCGACCCGGAGGTCTTCGAGGACCCCGCGAGGTTCGACGTCCGCCGCGAAAACGCCCGCGAGCACATCTCGTTCTCGGCGGGCAGGCACTACTGCCTGGGCGCCGCGCTGGCCCGCATGGAGGGCGAGGTCGGTCTGCGGACGCTGTTCGACCGCTTCCCGGAGCTGCGCCTCACGCCCGGCGCGACCCGCCGGAGCACCCGCATCCTGCGGGGCTTCGAACACTTGCCGGCGCGGCTGCGCTGA
- a CDS encoding GntR family transcriptional regulator, whose amino-acid sequence METTYDRVRELIVGGAFPPGQRLTELDLSQRLDVSRTPVREALRRLESDGLVESGQRGVTVIRLSDAELREAYLVRASLEALTAELAAQRQQAGEIAPAALARLTGHADDADRATRAGDLIAGVRHNREFHRHVAVLAGNSLALGFLDRVWDRILVSTRDSLSAPSRTGQVDDEHRRLVGAITAGDGPSAAALARDHVLSTLSALPGGTSR is encoded by the coding sequence GTGGAGACGACGTACGACCGCGTGCGGGAGCTGATCGTCGGCGGAGCCTTCCCGCCCGGACAGCGCCTCACCGAACTCGACCTGTCGCAGCGGCTCGACGTGAGCCGCACGCCGGTGCGGGAGGCGTTGCGGCGCCTGGAAAGCGACGGCCTGGTCGAAAGCGGGCAGCGTGGCGTCACCGTGATCCGGCTGAGCGATGCGGAACTACGCGAGGCCTACCTCGTCCGCGCCTCCCTGGAAGCGCTTACCGCGGAGCTGGCCGCTCAGCGGCAGCAGGCGGGGGAGATCGCGCCCGCCGCGCTGGCCCGGCTGACCGGTCACGCCGACGACGCCGACCGCGCCACCCGGGCCGGCGACCTGATCGCCGGTGTGCGGCACAACCGCGAGTTCCACCGGCACGTCGCCGTCCTCGCCGGGAACTCCCTCGCACTCGGCTTCCTCGACCGCGTGTGGGACCGGATCCTCGTGTCCACACGGGACTCCCTGTCCGCCCCCAGCCGCACCGGCCAGGTCGACGACGAGCATCGCCGGCTCGTCGGGGCCATCACCGCCGGGGATGGGCCGTCAGCCGCAGCCCTGGCCCGCGACCACGTCCTGAGCACCCTGTCCGCACTACCCGGAGGAACATCCCGATGA